A stretch of the Hydra vulgaris chromosome 09, alternate assembly HydraT2T_AEP genome encodes the following:
- the LOC136085194 gene encoding uncharacterized protein LOC136085194, producing the protein MNGNPLTEFSPLRFLGFSFTTDLLRKPYIQSIAKLASAKFASLYRIPNFLCPDSILYLYKSHIRRSHIWAGSSNDAFSLLDKVQKRVVNVVGTTLSTKLELLFHRIEVASLSLF; encoded by the coding sequence atgaatggcaatcctctcaCTGAGTTTTCTCCTTTACGTTTTCTTGGATTTtcgtttactactgaccttttaAGGAAACCATacatacaatcgattgctaaattagcatcagCTAAGTTTGCTTCGCTTTATCGTATTCCCAATTTTCTCTgtcctgattccattctttatctctacaaatctcATATTCGCCGTTCTCATATTTGGGcaggttcttctaatgatgctttttctcttctagacaaggtccaaaaacgcgtTGTAAACGTAGTTGGAACCACTCTATCTACTAAGCTTGAGCTTCTTTTCCATCGTATtgaagttgcatctctttctcttttctaa